From the genome of Bos indicus x Bos taurus breed Angus x Brahman F1 hybrid chromosome 19, Bos_hybrid_MaternalHap_v2.0, whole genome shotgun sequence:
tgttgttccaggtcttagctgtggtatgtgggatctagttctctgaccagggatcaaccccgtGTACCCTGTATTGGGAGTACATAGTcttcgccactggaccaccaggacatCTCCCTGGGTTCATTTTTGAACTAGAATACCTAGCCTCCATTACCCCAGGATAATGTGGTAGATTTAGGACATCTTTCTCCTCATTTGTCCACTCTTGACAGTTCTGAGAGATACCCTAAGTGCCGAGCTTCTGAGAGAAACCCCGTCTCTCCACGGTCTCTGTGGCCCatgggcaggtgtgtgtgtgtgtgtgatggttaCACATTTGGAAAGGGCCCTCAGGGGAAGATAAGACCACAACCTTCTCTCCAGGAGGTGAAATGGTTGTGCCAGCCCTCCTGATGGGGTCCCTGCTGCTTGTCATGGGATGCAGGGCATTCTGGTGATGGGGGTGCTCCCCAGTGGGAGGAAACTGTGGAAATGATTTTTAGATTTGTCTAAACCTTGCTTGGATTGTTTGCTTCTGAGCAAATCTCAAAATCCTGGTTGCTGGCAGGGTTCAAGGAGGTCAGGGGAGGGTTTGAGAAGATTCTGAGACTGTGGCCTGGATCTAGGAGCCCAGGGAGGTGCAGGCCATAGGAGAGTGCCCAGGAGCAGTGACAGAGCAGCTCGTTGTGGGTTTGCAGACACAGGCTCCGGTCTCGGGGAGCAGGGCCCCGTGGGCAACACTCACAGAACACGGTGATGTTGAAAACTTTCATCCCCTCCTTGCCGCCGCAGATGAAACTGCACATGAGCTCCATGTTCTTGGAGATGCTGATGACCTTGAACAACTTCCACTGAGCTTGGTCCTCCAGGAAAGTCTTGTGTAGGGCTGTCTCCAGAACAAGTTTCTTGGGGTCTGTACAACTGGCAGTAAAATTAATCACCTGAAACTCTCCAGACCCCACCAACAGGTGGTTTGGCTCCATGGGTACCTCGAACTGCTCCTCACCAGAACCTGGAAACCAGAAAACTCTGCTCAGCAGACAGCCCTGCTGCCCTGCCTGGAGGAGCTGCCCATGGTGGGCACTCTGATCAAGGGGTCCCTTCTGCTCCTCTCTCCTTGTGCAGACATTATTGCCTGTGATCTAGACCAAGGGGGCTGCCCTCTAGCTGTCTCCCTGTCCCTGACTGCTCTTTTTCTAGCTTCTCACCTCCTGGTGAGTCTTCATCAGGCACACCTTCTATCCCCAAGAAGATTGTATTCAAACTTGGCCCCCAGCCCAAATGACCCTTCCTCTCTGAAGGCCTCCCTGAAATGGAAGTGGATCGTGTCCTCTCAGGCCCTGTGTCCATGAGTTCAGCTCCTCCTGcactccttcactctctcctgcaAATCCTTGTAGAACACCGGCTGTGTGGCAGGCACCATTCTAGGCTCTGGGGAGCCATCAGAGACGGAAGAAGACAAAGGCTTCCCCTAGTGGAGCTCACACTGCCGCAAGGGACACAGAGTAACAAACAAGGAAACTAACCTGTTTTCAGTTGGTGTGAAGtacctgggaaaggaaatagggAGTGGGGTGCAGCTGCCATGTTAATACTGTGCTCAGCACAGGTTCCATGGAAACGGTGACATTTGAGCTAAGGATGAAGGAGATGGGGGGACTTGGCTGGCAGGTGTCTGCTGAGGGCAGAAAACCACCAGCACTAAGACCCTGGGCAGAGAGGAGACCAGGGGGGTCAGAGCCCAGCGAGGAAGAAGGTGAGGAATCTGAACTGATCTCGGCCAGCTGGGCCTGTACTGTGCCCTGTTCTCCCGCCACACCCGCACGCCCCACCTAGCCCTCAGCTGGGGCAAGAGAGAGGCtctgcagggagagagagagagagctgcatTTGAATCCCGAGTTTGccagctctgtggccttgggcaaagtgctttctctttctgagcctcagtttgtccATCTGTCAAATGGGTTAGTAATCCCTTTCCTACATGGTTGCCATGAAAACACCTGCCAGGTTTTCCAAAACAGAGCACTGAGTACATGGAGGCATTCTTCACCGTCCCCTGGACTCCCTGGAAGGGGCTTCATTTGCACTTTGATGGTCAGCAGAAGACAATGCCCTCCACTGACCTCTGCTGTCCACTGGGCCACCTCTGAAGACCAGCTGGGATGTGCCCTCACCTTCCCTCGAGCCTCAGCCTCCCTTCATTTCCTCATCAGTCTCCACGACCTGCCACATCCACACATCCTGAAGTTATGGGGCCCGTTCAACCCAGCGTGTGAAGGCCAGGACCCCAACCTGCTGCCCTGGGGTCATGGGGTCATGGGGTCATGGGGAATCCAGGCTCACACAGCAGCCCACAACCGTGGCGGGTGGCCGCTGTGCTCAAAGCCCTAGCGACTTCAGGACCAGGACCCCCTTCTCTGCACGATACCAGGGGTACAGGTGACATACCCGCTGGCTGGCACACACCCAGTCTGGATCCCCAGGCTCACCTCGGCAGCAGAGCAGGGCGAGAAAGGCTGCGAGCGTTCCCCAGCCACCAAAAGGGGACATCTCGGGTGGCGTCCACAGGTTTGCAGGGAACAGCTGAGGACTGCCTGGAGAGACGTGAAGGGCACTGGTCAGGAAGGGGTGACCAGCGGCAGTCCGGAACTCCCAGCTTTCTGTAAGCTGTATCGTATTTCCTCTCATTATCTGAGTGGTCTTGGGGAAGCCACATGGAAGGCCAGCTCCCAGGGCCACAGGCCTATAAGAAACTGGGCAGAGGAAGCCAGGAGTCAGCTGATAGGTGGGACATAGCCTAGTCCTCCTAGCACGTTGCCATCAGGGGTGGGGCGAGCACCCAGGGctcatgtgtgtgtgatgtgtgtggacGCAGGACAGTCACCGCTACAAGCCCCAAATCTGGGGAGCCCCGAATCCCACAGGACTCATTATTGGGGTTAACCTAGGAGGGAGTTTCCCAGTTGGAAAGAGGGTTTGGGAGGCGAAAGCTGGacattctcctccttcctctggccCCCTCCCCCTTAGATTTCTGGTGACGTACAGGGTCCCCAGGCACTTTCCTGTCTCTTTTCTTAGCTAAATGTGATTTCATGTTACCAAgataaggaggaaggaaaagaaaactagcaTTTCCTGATGCCTACTCTTTGTTAGGGACTAGGTTTAGGTTTTAATACATTGTCTCATTATCACACCAAATCTGCCAATTTTGATTGTGCATCTGAGGAAGTTCAGGGCTCAGGTGAATTAATAAATCACAAAGATATTAGGTGATGGAACTGAGGTGAGAATTTCGGAATGAGGAGTGGTTGGTTGGAgaattggtggttgccagggattaAAGGGAGGGAGACATGGACTGAAAGAGCAGAGAGGACTTTAGGACGGAGAAGCCGCTCTGTTTGCTACTACAATGGTGCATATGTGTCAGCACACACGtgcccaaacccacagaatgtacacacCAAGACTGAACCGTGATGTCAACGATGgtctttgggtgataatgacgTGTCAATGCAGGTTCATCAGTTATGAGAAATGGACCACTCTGCTGGGGGATGTTGGTAACAGGAGAGGCTGTGCATGTATGGGGACAGGAGGTAAGTGGCAAGTCTCTACTTGCCCTAaattttgctgtaaacctaaaactgttttttgttttttttttttttaaatggagatagtggaggacagaggagcctggtatgttacagtccatgggtttgaaaAGAGTCGTCATGACTTAGAGAcggaacaacaacagaaaaatagcTCAAACACACCGCCTTGGAGGGCAGCCTTCTGGGTCAGGATTCTTGCCAACTGTGGATGTTGTTGAAATGCAGGCTTTTAGGATTTTCcttttagggtttccctggtgtccagttgttaagactcttcGCTTCTGAGGGTGAACCTTGGAGCCCTAGTCTTTGATCCCCTAGGAATTAACATTCCATATGCGCAttgcatggccaaaaagaaagaaaatgcaggcTTTTAAACTCAGTTTTTAGCCGGGTTTATAGGGAGTAATTTGCTCAATCATTCCTAAATTCTCATCTcagcttacatttttaaaatatttaaacacaaaACTTGGATCTACATTTTTTATGAGGCACATCTAATGAATAAGAGTGTGGAATGGTTGAAAGTCGAATGGTAAAAGATACACCAGTAAAGCTAACCAAAATAAAACCAGGAAAGGTCTGTTCGTATCAAGCAAAAGGGACTTTTAAGACAAACATATTTATTAGGGACAGAGGGAGTACCTAGATTAAAGGATCAGTTCATCTGGAAATTATAAGAGTTCTAAACTTGTAAGCGCTTAGTTTGAAGGAACAACAAAGAGCTAAAACCATCATCATAGCAAGAAATTTTAATACAACATCTCtctattatgaataatgaagCAAatgtgaaaagatgatcaacatcagtaatcatcagggaaatggcaaatcaaaaccacattgagaTATCACCCACCACTGTCAGAACGGTTATCATCAAAGAGAGAACAAATGAAAAGCATTGgtaagggtgtggagaaaaggggacagttttgtactgttggtgggatcGTAAATTGGTACAACTGCTGTGGGAAAAAGTATGGAggtgcctcaaaaaattaaaaatagaactgccgtatgatccagcaattttacttctgggTATTCTTCTGAAGAAGACAAAAGCACTAATTCGAAGACATATGTGCACACAAATGTTCACTGTGGCCTCATTTCCAATAGCCAACATGTGGAAGCAAATTAAGTGTTCATCAATGGATGcatagataaagatgtggttgTATCTACACAacggaatactattcagccataaagaatgaaatcttgccattttcaacaactcagatggacctagagggcgTTATACTAATGAATAACAATGGATCAGACAAAGAGAATTACCAAATATGACctcacgtatatgtggaatctggaaaacaaaacaaacaaaaccaaaaccaggcTCCTAAATACAGAGAACGAATGGGTGGTTGCTGGAGGCTAAGGGGCTCCAAAATAGATGaatgggattaagaggtacaaagcaccagttataaaataaaccaCAGGTATGTaatacagcataaggaatatggtcaaATAATATTTTGGTAACTCTGTATGGAGAGAGGTGGATACTAGACTTAAACTGTGGCGATAATTTCAAAATGTATGCAAATACCAAACCACTGTGTAGAACATCTGAagcttacataatattgtacattatAGGCCaatctaaaaatttatttaatgggtatagagtttcagtttcacaagCTAAAAATGTTTCAAGATCCACTGTGAAACAATGTGAATGTAAGACAACCAAATATACGTTCAAAAATGGTTAAGTGGTgaaatttatgtgtattttaccataattgAACATTTaattaatacaatgttgtaaatcaattacacttcaataaacttaaaaattaaaagactataAATCATTTATGCCAAGAAATATGAAACCGAGTAGACCAAATCTTAGAAAAAGTAGAACTTACCTAACTtgattgaagaagaaataaaaaacctgGATAGTTctacaactattaaaaaaattatatccatAATTTGaaatcttcccacaaagaaaacatcAAATCTAGACAGTGTTACAGAGGTTTAAGTAGGGATAATTCTAATTTTACAAAAGCTCTTTCTGAGAATGGAAATAGCAGGAACATGCTCTCTTTCTATGAGGCCAGTTTAACCTAAATACCAAAATGAGACAAATTaggatgaaacagaaaaattaaaattaaattataaaattataatttttatattttacattatattttaatttatattatactttatatattatatttatattatacatgttttgtttatatttatattttatattcactcatgaatatagatgaaaaataagaaaaatacaaacctagcaatgtattaaaaatattagacATCATATCCAAGTTACGCTTAGCTATGAAAAGTTGGTCAAACAATAGAAGAGAAAGCTATGAATGTCATTTATTATTGTTGGTAATAGTAAACTTTGGTGCTCTATGTCACGTTGCTTATGCTCTTCTCTAAAATCAGCTGCATTTGCAGTGGATAATTTCCTGCAACCTTAGACTCATCTTATGCTCCAGGGTCCCACCTCAGGTTTATACCAtgcttctttttgcttttttttctcagGCTTCTCCAATGCTTAAGGAGTCACTTAGCTACCGGCTAGTGTTTCCCAGAAGCCTAGGAGTGTCAAGTTCCCTAAACATGAAACCCTCAACCAACAAGAGGCCAAGAACTGGCAAACACAGCTCCAGCCTCGTTCCTTTGGATAGGCAATCAGGCCAGCATCCTGTAGACCTATCAGAGGTCCCGACAGACTTGAACTCCCTTTGCTTACACCTGCAGCATCAGTTATGCATCTTCTATtggctttctctccttccctgccccagTCTTTCTGTTCCTTATTTCCTGCTTCCTGGCTTCAATAATTAAATAATCTACCTGAACTGTAGTCCTTGTTGCAAGCTCTGCTTTTGAAGGAGCCCATACTAAAAACTTACATTAtagttttaagaagaaaaaaacatatgatcatcttaatagatctagggaaaaaaaaatgatgacattCAACATTCTTTCATGACAAAAGCTCCCAGCAGGCTAGATGGAAATGTCCTTAATGTGATAAAGGAAAATCAGAGAAAGTTTTCATAtgtactattatttattttacatatgtattattttctttgatgagGAAATTTTAGgacatttcctttaaaatccaGAACCAGAAAAGGATGACAACTATCTCTGCTTCTATGTAACATTTTCCCACAGGTCCTAGACAATATAGTacgacaagaaaaagaaattaaaggcctAGGCGTGGGAAAAGAGTAAAACCATCAGTATTTTCATATTATGTGGTTGCCTAGGTAGAAAATCCGAATGAATGATCAATCGGATGAATGATTCAGAATAAGAGATTTTCACAAGAAAATCCAATATCCAATATCCCAGAAGAAATATCCAAAAACCAATATCCAAAAAGAAATTGCTTTTGTGTATAACAGTAATATACAAAACTGTAATttaggactttcctgatggtccagtggttaagactctgcacttttactgcaggggccacaggtttgatccttggtcagggaagttctgcatgctgcatggagtttccaggggaaaaaagtaatttaaaaagcaCCCTATGTATAGTagcaaaaagatagaaattatatatatatacacagaaacaaaaagataGCAAAATGTACATAAGACCTATAGTAAGAAAGTTATAAAACACTATTGAAAAACATTAAGTACAGTTTAAATAAATGTAGAACCAGCCCATGTTCATGACTAAGAGGTTCAATACTATAATGAGGACAATCCTCTTCCCATAGATTTAATGACATTCCAATGGATCCTAATAAGGGCATCATGGTACAAAAAGATGATTCTGAAACTTATTATGGAAAGAACAAAAGGACCAAGACActcctaaagaaaaataaaatgagggaaTTTGCTGCTAGttttaagacttactataaaaTATGATATTAGTATAGACGTAGACGGATTAACCAGTGGAACAGCATAAAGTGCCTAGAATTAGACGCATGAAACTCACACATCTGACGAAACCAGCCCTGGCGATCactgtggggagaagggataTAGGTGAATGAAGCTGGATCAAGTGGCTAACTATGCGGAGGAAAAAGATGGGAAACGTATCCCTACCTCACGTGGAATGAAGAGATCAATTCTATCTAATTTAAAGACTCATGTGTAAAAGAacactttaaaaacttttataagaaaatatgtttagttgctaaacagtgtccaactctgtgaccccgtggactgtagaccaccaggctcctctgtccatgggatttcccaggcaagaatactggagtgggttgccatttcctacttcaggagacttttctgatccaggggtcaaaccctcggCTCCTGCAgcggctcttgcattgcaggcagattctttactgctgagccgctggggaagcccatgagaaAATATAGGACAGTATTTTTATGTCCTTGGGGCAAGGAAAGATTTCTAAAGCAAAACCTCAAGATCACTAATGCTGGAATAAATAACTgataattttgaatatattaaagaCATGATgaacatttcaaagaaaacaaaatgtctcAACTAATGAAAAGATGCTTTAATTCAATAAGAGCCAgggaaattaaaaccacaatgaggaacCACTTTATATCTactagattgctgctgctgctaactcgattcagtctcgtccgactctgtgcgaccctatagacggcagccaaccaggcttcccctccctgggattctccaggcaagaacactggagtgggttgccatttccttctccagtgcataaaagtgaaaagtgaaagtgaagtcactgagccgtgtccgactcctagcgaccccatggactgcagcctaccagaagTTAAAAAAGTCGACAAGACCAATTGTTGGACAGGCTGTGGGTCAAGGAATTCGTTTATTGCTGGTGAGAGTGTATTTTGGTTCTCTGAGAAATAATCAGGCATTATCTTCTAATGCTGAATAGCGTTATATCCTATAACCAACAATTCCACCCTTAGATATATGCCCTAGAGAAATTTTTGTACTAAGAACCAGAAGACCTGGTTTCTgcgtgaccctgagcaagtcactttatctctgtgtgcctcagttttctcttctgtaaaatgggattaaccATAGCACATTCCTTATGGGAATGGTGTGTGGATTAAACTAATTATATGACAATATTTAAAAGTATTCGAAACAGTAGCTGGCACACAGAATATGTTATATAactatttcataaaatgaaaataaatggatgTGATAAAGCACTAAATTAAAAGAATCAAGAGAACAATTGAAACAGACTTTGGGAGGGTGGTTATTTATATCTGGGTGGGAGGTGAGTAGCACAGTAGGTAGATGGAAAGTTTAGTGGTAGTTCGTCCTTGGGTTGAGTGTTGGGTTCAGGGCTGATTGTTACATTATCTTACTGTGCAAGGCACATGCATGTTACATAGATGTGTTCATTATGTGTCACATAGTAAATTTCACAAAAGAAtacaaagggaaaagagaaattccCACATATCTAGAAAGAAGAGGCTCCTTGAGACTATGAGCCACAGGATAGGAAAGTCCCTTCTAACCAGGTAGGACTTCATTGAATGGGATTCATTAGGAACCTTGAGTGTGACCCCAAGAGGCTGGGGACTATTCTTGTCCCCTAAGCATCAGCTCTGAGCTCAGTCCAGATGACCTGGACCC
Proteins encoded in this window:
- the LOC113877501 gene encoding intercellular adhesion molecule 2-like isoform X1, with the translated sequence MRGNTIQLTESWEFRTAAGHPFLTSALHVSPGSPQLFPANLWTPPEMSPFGGWGTLAAFLALLCCRGSGEEQFEVPMEPNHLLVGSGEFQVINFTASCTDPKKLVLETALHKTFLEDQAQWKLFKVISISKNMELMCSFICGGKEGMKVFNITVFYPPKQVLLTLSHTSVAVGTLFTIECRVPAVAPLEGLTVTLLRGTEILYNQTFVGTAPFPQDAVVTHNTTAHREDGHHNFSCEAQMDLRSRGGGLVHRVSDPQRLEVKEPVPSNQMVIMAIVIVLLLLFWFK